TTTCAAAAAGGGGTTTGTGGGCCTCGGGGGCATGCGTCTCGGCCAGCAGTTTGGCGCGGATGGCCCCCATCAGGTCCAGGAACTCGGCATACGGCTGGCCGAAGGCCGTTTCGAGGTCTCGACGCAATTTTTTGGCGAAGGCCGGACTGCGGCCCGAGGTCGAGACCGTGATGGTCAGGTCGCCGCGGGCGATCACCGCCGGCAGGATGAAATTGCATACCGCCGGTCGGTCCGCGATGTTGCAGAGAATCCCGCGTTCGGCCGCATCCCGGCTGATTTGTTGGTTTAGCGCCTCGTCGTCCGTGGCGCCGATGACCAGCAGCTTGCCGTCCAGATCGGTGGGGTGGTAAGGCCGCCGGTGCCATGCGATGACGCCGCGGCCGGCCATTTCAGACAGCGCCGGCAACGCCTCCGGGCTGACCAGCGTCACCCGTGCGCCGCATTTCAGCAAGCCGTTGATCTTGCGGTGGCCCACCGCACCGCCGCCCACCACCAGGCAGGGGCGGTTTTGAATGTCCAGGTTGATCGGGTAGTAGCGCATGGAGGTTCACCATCCGGGGTGCGCGTTCAGGGCCGCGCGCCGACGACGACGGTCAGCAGGTCGTGGGCCAGGATCAGCGGTCCGGAGTAGGTCCGACGACACTCGGCGGCCATGTCGGCCCGCTCGCATTCGGGGTAGAAGTGGGTCAGCATCAGGCGCCGGACCCCCGACCGGGCGGCTATCCGGCCGGCCTCGGAGGGGGTCAGATGACCGGGAACCTTGTGGGCATCGGGAAGGGCCGCCTCGCAGACCAGCAGGTCCGCATCGCGGGCGAGGGTCACCAGGGCGTCATTCAGGTCGGTGTCCCCGGAATAGACCACCGAGCCGCCCCCTGGACCGGTGACCCGGTAGGCGAGACTTTCCGGGTTGTGGGCCATGGGGGCGGTGGACAGGCCCACCGGACCGAACTGGCAGGCATCCCCCGCGGGGCTGTCCCATTCCATCAGGGGCCGCATGGCGCTGCCCAGGTCGATCCAGCTGCCGTAAGCGCTCTGCAGCGCGCTGAAAAACCGCCGCAACCCCTTGCCCCCGCCCAGCGTCAGGGGGGTTTGGCGCAGGCTGCTGTCAGGGTATTTGTTGGCAAACAGAAACGGCACCAGCTCTCCGCTGTGGTCGGGATGAAAGTGGCTGAGCAGCAGGTGGGTCACCTCATGGATCCGGGTCCCGTTTTCCAACAGCCTGCGCATGGTGCCCGGCCCCGCATCCAGCAGCAGGCGCAAGCCCCCGGTTGTCAGCAGCAAAGCGCACGCGCTGCGCTCCAGCGATGGAACACAGGTCCCGGAACCCAGGACGGTCACGGTTATGTCCGGTGTTGCGTCCGTCATCCTTCAAGCGGCCCGTTTCTCGATTTTTTTGATGATCCACAGGAACAGCTTGCGCTCGTCGTGGCGGTTGACCTCCCCTTGCAGGGCGTCCAGGGCCAGTTCGGCGCGCGCCATGTTCTTGTGCCCGCCGGCGGAGCCGAGGGCGCCAAAGCTCTTCTTGGCGACTTTGCCGGCGTTTTTGCGGATGCCGTCGTTTCGGAATACGATGATCAGCTTTTTGTCGCAGGTTCCCGAGACGATGCTCCAGCCGACCGAGGCCACGCGCATGAAAAAATCGGCCACCAGCACGCAGACGTCGGGGTTGCTGACCGCCCCGAGGTGAACGAAAACACGGCCCTTGCGGATGCGCATCTGATTGAAAGCGCGCTTGAAATACTTGAGGAACTCCAGTTTCAGATCGCTCTGCTCGATCTTGCGGGCCATGTGGATATTGGCGTGGCGAAACAGATACTGGAAGGCACGAACGTCCTCAATGACAGCCTGCCGCCTGAAATCATCGGTGTCGGTCTTGATGGCGTAGTAAAGAGCGGTCGCCAGCTTGGCGGACGGCTTGATCTTGGCGGCTTTCAGGTATTCGGTCATCATCGTGGCGGTGGCCCCGTAGCGCGGCCGAATGTCCACAAAAGGGGCCTTGATGCCCGTGTCGGGGTGGTGGTCGATGATCACCTGGAAGTTCAACTCGGCAAAGGCCGGGTGGTGGTTGGGCTGGGAGTCCACCAGGGCCAAACGGGTGAAGCGGGTGAAGTCGATTTCCCCGATAAACACCAACGAAACCCCCAGCAGGCGGATCATGTTCAAGTTGTCCGGCCGGGTGATGACGTTGGTGTGCGCAATGGTCACCCCGGCAACCTTGCGCCACAGCAGGCGCTTTAGAGCAATGGCGCTCGCAATCGCATCGGGGTCGGCATTGATCAGGATCAGGACCTGGTCCTCACCGGCGAATTGACTTTGCAAGCGGCGCAGTTTTTCGGATGCGGAGATGGGCATGGGGGATTTCGCTGTTCGCAATCTTTATCAGAGTATTACCATTTGATTCTTTTTTTTCAATTTATTTTTGAGGACTTTCTGCCTTTTGCCCGGTGACCGCGGCGGCAGCCTGCCGCAAGTGAAAATAAAACGAGCGGGGTGCTTGACAGGGGCCGATGCGATTTGCTAAAGGCACTCTGCACAGCGCATTCAGTTTTCAACCGCAAGATCATTCCAGGCCCCCTGCTGCGCGAAGGAGACCCGATCCTACGGTTCCAGGAAGCTCCAGCCGAACACGCGTTCTTCATTTCATCAAGGCGTCAACGGTTGTTTTCAGCGATTGAAACTGTCGCCGGGAAACCAACGCCCCCTTAGGTGAACAGGATGCCGGAATCCACAGCATGGGTTTCAACTACAAGAAAAACCAACCCTGGGTCGAAAACCTCACCATTGTATTGCAGCTCGGTCTTACCATGGCCGGCTGCATTTTTTTTTGTTTCTTCATCGGAAAAGCCCTTGATGCCTGGTTCGGCACCAAAGGGGTGTTCATCACCATCTTTACCCTGCTGGGGATTGCCGGCGGCGCCAACGTGGTTTACCGCCAGATCCTGGAAGTGACCAAACCCAAAGACGAGCCCGGCGATGAAGATCGAAACGACCGAAATTAGGGAGCTGCAAAAGAGGGTGGGGACCCGCGCCATGACCGTCGCCCTGGTGGCGGCCGGCATCTGCATCGTCGCCGGTGCGCGCCCCATCGGCAAAGGGCTGCTGCTGGGGACCCTTTTCAGCATCCTCAATTTCGTTCTCATGGGCGCCACGCTGCACCTGCGGCTGCAGCCCACCCGGCGGCGGGCTTTCTGGGGGGCTCTCGGCGGCATTGTGCCGCGCTACCTGCTGCTGGCGGTGCCGGTCATTTTGGCCCTCAAGCTGGAGCAGTTGAACCTCTGGGCCACGGTGGGCGGGATCTTCATGGTGCAGGCGGTCATTCTACTGGAACCTCTCTGGCGTTCGCTGCGCGCAGCGCGGCACTCTCGGGCATAGGAAACGTACTATGGGGGACTTGGGAAGAATAAATCAGCTGATCGTTACCATCGGCGGTCAAAACCTGACCTTCAATCTGCAAGTCATCCTGATGACCTGGATCGTCATCGGCGTGCTGCTCTTCTTCGGGGTCATGATGACCCGGCGCAGGGGAATGCTGCCGCATTCCATGCAGGTCCTGGGAGAGCTCTTCGTCGGGCAGTTCTACCAGCTCACCGAGGATGCCCTGGGCAAGGAGTACGTCGAGAAATACGCGCCCCTGATCTGCTCGGTGTTCATGTTCGTCGTTTTTTCCAACTGGCTGGGGGTCTTCCCGCACCTGGAAGAGCCCACCAAGGATCTCAACACCCCCCTCAGCTTGGGCATCATGGGGTTTTTCATCGCCCACTATGCCGGCATCCGCTCCAAAGGATTCAAGGCATACGCCAAGGAATATTTCCAGCCCGTCTTTTTCATGATGCCGCTTAATGTGATCGGCGAACTGGCCAAGATCATCTCCATTTCCTTCCGCCTTTTCGGCAACATCATGGGGGGCTCGATCATCATCCTGGTGGTGTCCTACCTGTGCTACAGTCTTGTGTTGCCGCCGTTTCTGATAGCCTTTTTCGGGATTTTCGTGGGTACGGTGCAGGCCTTCGTTTTTACAATGCTAACACTTGTTTACATTTCCATCCAGGTGAAATAGATGATGGAATTCGATGCGCAGGCGTGGGTTAAGGTCGCCGCATTCATCGGCGGGGGAATGGCCATTGGCTTCGGCGCCATCGGGGCGGCCATCGGCGAAGGCTATACCGCCTCCCTGGCCAATCTGGCCGTGTCCAGAAACCCCAAGATCTCCGGCGATATCTTCAAAACGATGCTGGTGGGCCAGGCCGTGGCCGAGTCCGCCTCCATTTTCGCCCTGGTGGTGGCCATTCTGCTGCTCTTCATGAACCCGAGCAATGCCAGTATGATTCAGGCCGCGGCGTTTTTGGGGGCCGGTCTCAGCATGGGCTTCGGGGCCATCGGTTCGGGGATCGGGTCCGGATTCCCCGGCGGGCAGGCGTGCTTCGGGCTTTCGCGCCAGCCGGCGGTCGCCAGCCGGCTGACCACCAACATGCTGATCGGCTCCGCCGTCTGTCAGACCCCGGCGATCTTCTCGCTGGTGGTGGCCTTTATTTTGCTCTTCATGAACTTTTCCGCGGCGCCCCTGAATCCCAACTGGGCAGCGCTGGTGGGTGCGGGGCTCAGCACCGGACTGGCCGCCATCGGCTCGGGCTACGGCGGCGGCATGGCCGCCGGTGCCAGTTGCGAGGGCGTCGCCCGTCAGCCGGAGGCGGTCGGCAACCTCACCACGATCATGCTGGTGGGCCAGGCGGTGGCCCAAACCCCCGCCATTTTCGGCCTTCTGGTAAGTTTTATTCTGATCTTCAAGGTGTGGCCCGAGACCGCTCAGATCCAAACGGCCATGGCGCTCCTGAGCGCCGGCCTGTGTGCTGGCTTCGGCGGCATCGGGCCGGGATTGGGCAACGGGATGGCCGCGGAAGGCGCGGTGCGCTGGGTGGCCCGCAACCTGTCCAGTGCCGCGGACCTGATGCGAATCATGCTGGTGGGCCAGGCCGTTTCGCAGTCCACTGCGATTTATGCCCTGGTGGTCAGCCTGGTGCTGATCTTTGTGGTTTAGTGGTCCTGTGTACGCCGGCCGTTTTGTGCTCGCGTACTTGGGAACAGTTGCAGTCGCATTCAAAATCGTCGTGACCGACGGATAAACGAGGAGGAAGACCATGGCAATTGAAGGTGCGGACCTTGTCAAAGCAGCGGCTTTTTTGGGAGCGGGGATTGCAATGGGGCTGGGCGCCATCGGCCCCGGTGTCGGCGAGGGGATGACGGCGGCCAAAGCGTGCGAGGCCATCGGCCAAAACCCCCGGGAAGCGGGCCTGCTGACCCGAACCATGCTGGTGGGCCAGGCCGTGGCCGAATCCACCGGTATCTACTCTCTGGTGATCGCCCTGCTGCTGCTCTTTGTGGTCTGATGATCGCTCCCGCCAATGGCAGAAAGCCCGTCAGTCTCAGCGGCGGGCTGCCGGCGGCGGACGCCGCTTTTATCCAATAACGGGTTTTTCCTACACCGGGTGGATGGGATATGGATTTCCAGATTGTCAGCAACATCGCCCTTA
This region of Desulfobacteraceae bacterium genomic DNA includes:
- a CDS encoding ATP synthase subunit I, which gives rise to MKIETTEIRELQKRVGTRAMTVALVAAGICIVAGARPIGKGLLLGTLFSILNFVLMGATLHLRLQPTRRRAFWGALGGIVPRYLLLAVPVILALKLEQLNLWATVGGIFMVQAVILLEPLWRSLRAARHSRA
- a CDS encoding AtpZ/AtpI family protein, which codes for MGFNYKKNQPWVENLTIVLQLGLTMAGCIFFCFFIGKALDAWFGTKGVFITIFTLLGIAGGANVVYRQILEVTKPKDEPGDEDRNDRN
- a CDS encoding bifunctional precorrin-2 dehydrogenase/sirohydrochlorin ferrochelatase, which gives rise to MRYYPINLDIQNRPCLVVGGGAVGHRKINGLLKCGARVTLVSPEALPALSEMAGRGVIAWHRRPYHPTDLDGKLLVIGATDDEALNQQISRDAAERGILCNIADRPAVCNFILPAVIARGDLTITVSTSGRSPAFAKKLRRDLETAFGQPYAEFLDLMGAIRAKLLAETHAPEAHKPLFEKLIEADLLDLVRRRDFAAIDALLKDVLGEGFSARSLIRFSPESDRQP
- a CDS encoding MBL fold metallo-hydrolase — protein: MTDATPDITVTVLGSGTCVPSLERSACALLLTTGGLRLLLDAGPGTMRRLLENGTRIHEVTHLLLSHFHPDHSGELVPFLFANKYPDSSLRQTPLTLGGGKGLRRFFSALQSAYGSWIDLGSAMRPLMEWDSPAGDACQFGPVGLSTAPMAHNPESLAYRVTGPGGGSVVYSGDTDLNDALVTLARDADLLVCEAALPDAHKVPGHLTPSEAGRIAARSGVRRLMLTHFYPECERADMAAECRRTYSGPLILAHDLLTVVVGARP
- a CDS encoding DHH family phosphoesterase, which gives rise to MPISASEKLRRLQSQFAGEDQVLILINADPDAIASAIALKRLLWRKVAGVTIAHTNVITRPDNLNMIRLLGVSLVFIGEIDFTRFTRLALVDSQPNHHPAFAELNFQVIIDHHPDTGIKAPFVDIRPRYGATATMMTEYLKAAKIKPSAKLATALYYAIKTDTDDFRRQAVIEDVRAFQYLFRHANIHMARKIEQSDLKLEFLKYFKRAFNQMRIRKGRVFVHLGAVSNPDVCVLVADFFMRVASVGWSIVSGTCDKKLIIVFRNDGIRKNAGKVAKKSFGALGSAGGHKNMARAELALDALQGEVNRHDERKLFLWIIKKIEKRAA
- the atpE gene encoding ATP synthase F0 subunit C; the protein is MAIEGADLVKAAAFLGAGIAMGLGAIGPGVGEGMTAAKACEAIGQNPREAGLLTRTMLVGQAVAESTGIYSLVIALLLLFVV
- the atpE gene encoding ATP synthase F0 subunit C; translation: MMEFDAQAWVKVAAFIGGGMAIGFGAIGAAIGEGYTASLANLAVSRNPKISGDIFKTMLVGQAVAESASIFALVVAILLLFMNPSNASMIQAAAFLGAGLSMGFGAIGSGIGSGFPGGQACFGLSRQPAVASRLTTNMLIGSAVCQTPAIFSLVVAFILLFMNFSAAPLNPNWAALVGAGLSTGLAAIGSGYGGGMAAGASCEGVARQPEAVGNLTTIMLVGQAVAQTPAIFGLLVSFILIFKVWPETAQIQTAMALLSAGLCAGFGGIGPGLGNGMAAEGAVRWVARNLSSAADLMRIMLVGQAVSQSTAIYALVVSLVLIFVV
- the atpB gene encoding F0F1 ATP synthase subunit A produces the protein MGDLGRINQLIVTIGGQNLTFNLQVILMTWIVIGVLLFFGVMMTRRRGMLPHSMQVLGELFVGQFYQLTEDALGKEYVEKYAPLICSVFMFVVFSNWLGVFPHLEEPTKDLNTPLSLGIMGFFIAHYAGIRSKGFKAYAKEYFQPVFFMMPLNVIGELAKIISISFRLFGNIMGGSIIILVVSYLCYSLVLPPFLIAFFGIFVGTVQAFVFTMLTLVYISIQVK